DNA from Nitriliruptor alkaliphilus DSM 45188:
GTGGAACGTGGGGCGACCCCCTTCACCGAACCCGAGGTCGTCGAGGACGAGCACGGCAAGGTCGTGCGGGCCGCCATCCGCGCCTACGGCGACACCATCCACACCTTCGTGCAGCGTGACGACTACTCGGGCGTGTACCTGCCGGGTTACCAAGCGGTCGATGCCGACCCGCTCGCCCGCCCGGTCGGCCTGTCGGCCATCGATCACGTGGTGTGCAACGTCGAAGAGGGCGAGATGGACACCTGGGCCCGCTTCTACGAGCGGATCATGGGTTTCAGCCAGCTGCGCCACTTCGACGACGAGGCCATCTCGACCGAGTACACGGCGCTGATGTCCAAGGTCCTCTGGGACGGCCATGGCCGTATCAAGCTGCCGATCAACGAACCGGCCGAGGGCAAGAAGAAGAGTCAGATCGACGAGTACCTGCAGTACTACGGCAGCCCGGGGGTCCAGCACCTCGCGTTGTCCACCGGCGACATCGTCGCCACGGTCCGCCAGTTGCGTGACAACGGGGTGAGCTTCCTGACCGTCCCGGACGAGTACTACCTCGGCGCCAAGGAGCGGGTCGGCGAGGTCGACGAGTCGTGGGACGACCTGCAGGAGCTCGGGATCCTCGTCGACCGCGATGACGAGGGCTACCTGCTGCAGATCTTCACCGAACCGGTCGAGGACCGGCCGACGGTCTTCTACGAGGTCATCGAACGCCACGGGGCCATGGGCTTCGGCGTCGGCAACTTCAAGGCCCTGTTCGAGTCGATCGAACGCGCCCAGGAGCGCCGCGGCAACCTCTGACCGCGGTGGCGGCCACCGGTTCCTGGGCCTGAGCCCAGGAACCGGGCCTCAGCCGACACCCACGAGCCGCACCACCACCGTTTCCTGGGCCTGAGCCCAGGAACCGGGCCGCGCACCACCAGCGACCGACCGGTCCGCGTGGGGCGTGGCTCCGGACCTCGCGTGCGGGCCTCCCGCCGGTGTGTGCCGGCGGGTCGACGCCCGCGGGGTGGAGGCGAGATGGTGATGGTGGCGGTGCGGCTGCTCGCCGCGACGCTGGTCGGCGCGATGGTGGCCGCCATCGGCGCGGGGTCGGCCGCCGGCGGCTTCCTCGACGACGGCCGCGTGCTGCTCGACCTCGTCTGGGGTCGGGTGACGCTGGTCGACATCTACGCGGCGTTCCTGGTCGG
Protein-coding regions in this window:
- the hppD gene encoding 4-hydroxyphenylpyruvate dioxygenase; this encodes MDDHDARRDLPLKGYDAIEFWVGNAKQAAHFYRTAFGFKLVGYAGPETGVRDRASYVLQQRSIRFVLTTGLTADHEVTRHQAVHGDGVRDVAFRVPAAEEAFRMAVERGATPFTEPEVVEDEHGKVVRAAIRAYGDTIHTFVQRDDYSGVYLPGYQAVDADPLARPVGLSAIDHVVCNVEEGEMDTWARFYERIMGFSQLRHFDDEAISTEYTALMSKVLWDGHGRIKLPINEPAEGKKKSQIDEYLQYYGSPGVQHLALSTGDIVATVRQLRDNGVSFLTVPDEYYLGAKERVGEVDESWDDLQELGILVDRDDEGYLLQIFTEPVEDRPTVFYEVIERHGAMGFGVGNFKALFESIERAQERRGNL